One Cyanobium sp. Tous-M-B4 DNA segment encodes these proteins:
- a CDS encoding carbon-nitrogen hydrolase family protein, with translation MSSFLAAAVQLTSTPDPDANFASAEEQIELAARRGAELVGLPENFAFMGEDEQRLELAPSLAERCSSFLVTMARRYQVTLLGGGFPVPAGPGQTFNRAELVGTEGQLLARYDKIHLFDVDLPDGNTYRESATVQPGDQLPPVVDVPGLGRIGLSICYDVRFPELYRHLAQAGADVLFVPAAFTAFTGKDHWQVLLQARAIENTAYVVAPAQTGQHYGRRQSHGHALVIDPWGTVLADAGVSVSAAIAPIDPGHAQRVRAQMPSLRHRRPALF, from the coding sequence GTGAGCAGTTTTCTGGCGGCAGCTGTGCAACTCACAAGCACGCCGGATCCGGATGCGAATTTCGCTTCAGCGGAAGAGCAGATCGAACTTGCTGCCCGTCGCGGCGCTGAGTTGGTCGGGCTCCCCGAAAACTTCGCCTTCATGGGTGAGGACGAGCAGCGCCTTGAATTGGCCCCATCTTTGGCTGAACGCTGCAGCAGCTTCCTTGTCACGATGGCGCGTCGCTATCAAGTGACCTTGTTAGGTGGTGGCTTCCCCGTCCCCGCTGGACCGGGGCAGACCTTCAACCGCGCTGAGTTAGTAGGAACGGAGGGCCAGCTGCTGGCTCGCTACGACAAAATCCATCTGTTCGATGTCGACTTGCCCGACGGCAACACCTATCGGGAATCAGCCACGGTGCAGCCCGGAGACCAACTGCCCCCGGTAGTTGATGTGCCCGGTCTTGGCAGGATTGGCCTGTCGATCTGCTACGACGTTCGCTTCCCTGAGCTTTATCGCCACCTGGCCCAGGCAGGGGCGGATGTTTTGTTTGTGCCCGCAGCCTTTACAGCTTTTACCGGCAAGGACCACTGGCAGGTGCTGCTGCAGGCCCGGGCGATTGAAAACACTGCATACGTGGTCGCCCCCGCCCAGACGGGCCAGCACTACGGACGCAGGCAGAGCCACGGCCATGCCTTGGTAATCGACCCCTGGGGCACGGTGCTGGCAGATGCCGGCGTGAGTGTCAGCGCTGCCATTGCCCCGATCGATCCGGGCCATGCCCAGAGGGTGCGGGCCCAGATGCCCAGCCTGAGGCACCGCCGGCCAGCCCTGTTCTGA
- the murI gene encoding glutamate racemase, with amino-acid sequence MSALVGLFDSGLGGLTVLRRLQERYPHSSCLYLGDTARVPYGQRSVADIRSIAAEVVGWLRHQQVGVLVMACNTSNALALDVAVAEAGVPVVGLIDSVAADLNSECVGVLATPATAASGAYRRAIHACRPHTSVLEVGCPTFVPLIEAGDLQSPALIEEAKAYVEPLLAAGVDTVVLGCTHYPMLRPLLTSLLPPHVRLVDPAESAVRRLGPLLASMGGMPEGELAAVEVVSPAERTRVCVSGSAEVFADGASRWLGYRPAVERVDLRSVGQAF; translated from the coding sequence ATGAGCGCTTTGGTGGGGCTTTTTGACAGCGGCTTGGGGGGGCTGACGGTGCTGCGGCGACTTCAGGAGCGCTATCCCCATTCCTCCTGCCTTTATCTCGGGGATACGGCCCGGGTTCCCTACGGCCAGCGCAGCGTCGCCGATATCCGCTCCATTGCCGCTGAGGTGGTGGGCTGGCTGCGCCACCAGCAGGTTGGGGTTCTGGTGATGGCCTGCAACACCTCCAATGCCCTCGCCCTTGATGTGGCCGTGGCGGAGGCCGGCGTTCCCGTGGTGGGCCTGATCGACAGCGTTGCTGCCGACCTAAACAGTGAGTGCGTGGGGGTGTTGGCAACTCCCGCCACAGCCGCAAGCGGTGCCTACAGGCGGGCAATCCATGCTTGCCGGCCCCACACCTCTGTGCTCGAGGTGGGCTGTCCCACCTTCGTGCCTTTGATCGAGGCCGGTGATCTCCAGTCTCCAGCCCTGATCGAGGAAGCCAAGGCATACGTGGAACCCCTACTCGCTGCCGGTGTCGACACGGTGGTGCTTGGCTGCACCCACTACCCGATGTTGCGCCCCTTGCTCACGTCCCTGCTGCCTCCCCATGTGCGGCTTGTTGATCCAGCTGAATCGGCGGTACGGCGCCTAGGGCCCCTATTGGCAAGCATGGGCGGCATGCCGGAGGGCGAACTCGCAGCTGTGGAAGTGGTGTCCCCAGCCGAGCGCACCCGGGTCTGCGTCAGTGGATCTGCGGAGGTCTTCGCCGACGGGGCGAGCCGCTGGTTGGGCTACCGGCCCGCCGTTGAGCGGGTGGACCTGCGGTCGGTGGGGCAAGCCTTCTAG
- the sds gene encoding solanesyl diphosphate synthase — protein sequence MATVAELLQPVEADLDALLADLRSLIGAGHPILQAAAEHLFAAGGKRLRPGIVLLLSRAVAPDGELGPRHRRLAEITEMIHTASLVHDDVVDEAATRRGVDTVHSRFNHRVAVLAGDFLFAQASWHLANLDDLEVVKLLSRVIMDLADGEVKQGLFRYDTGQSFETYLEKSYCKTASLIANSARAAGVLTGLPGSQLDDLYRFGRQLGLAFQVVDDILDFTGSDQQLGKPAASDLASGYLTAPALYALQERPALAGLIEREFCEEGDLDQALDLVRGCEAIPRSRALAEGFAQEAAEALEWLAPSEPRSALRALPDFVLSRLY from the coding sequence GTGGCAACGGTTGCAGAGCTGCTCCAGCCCGTGGAGGCTGATCTAGATGCCCTGCTGGCCGACCTGCGCAGCCTTATAGGAGCTGGCCATCCGATTTTGCAGGCAGCAGCTGAGCATCTGTTTGCTGCAGGTGGTAAGAGGTTGCGACCCGGCATTGTGCTTTTGCTATCGCGGGCAGTAGCCCCGGACGGTGAGCTGGGGCCCCGCCATCGCCGCTTGGCGGAGATCACTGAAATGATCCATACGGCTTCGCTCGTCCACGACGACGTTGTCGATGAAGCTGCAACCCGACGCGGAGTTGACACGGTGCACAGCCGTTTCAATCATCGAGTGGCTGTGCTTGCGGGGGATTTCCTTTTTGCCCAAGCCAGTTGGCATCTGGCCAATCTTGATGATCTCGAGGTGGTCAAGCTGCTCAGCCGGGTGATCATGGATTTGGCAGACGGCGAGGTGAAACAGGGCCTTTTCCGCTACGACACCGGCCAGAGCTTTGAGACATACCTCGAAAAGAGTTACTGCAAAACAGCCTCGTTAATTGCGAATAGTGCCAGGGCAGCTGGGGTGCTCACCGGTTTGCCAGGGTCCCAGCTCGATGATCTCTACCGCTTCGGCCGCCAGTTGGGTTTGGCTTTCCAAGTAGTTGACGACATTCTCGATTTCACTGGCAGTGATCAGCAGCTCGGCAAGCCAGCGGCAAGCGATCTGGCCTCTGGCTATCTCACTGCTCCGGCCCTGTATGCACTCCAAGAGCGCCCTGCCCTAGCTGGCTTGATTGAACGCGAATTTTGTGAGGAAGGCGATCTCGATCAAGCTCTTGATCTGGTGAGGGGTTGCGAGGCCATTCCCCGCTCCCGGGCCTTGGCTGAAGGCTTCGCCCAGGAAGCAGCTGAAGCTTTGGAATGGCTAGCCCCCTCCGAACCGCGCAGCGCCCTGCGGGCCCTGCCTGATTTCGTTCTTAGTCGCCTTTACTGA
- a CDS encoding N-acetylmuramoyl-L-alanine amidase translates to MPWSVRFRWSAALAAVALLLADLPAWASSLAAWRVSRTGQLELRTSIDVRPQAFFEAGTGFRGPRIWVDLPGAPSRTRTVRGSGALREVRIGRPDGFTTRLVLEFAPGTQLDPSGLRLVGTSRDRWRMELPGLGDRAGLGLGEGDLDAVARYGADQQTIFPTAATPLSADGLPVVPRGRFKVVIDPGHGGPDPGAVGIGGLRETDVVLDVCLQIARLLQARGVQVLMTRTSEVDVDLPPRVALANSSGADLFVSVHANALSMARPDVNGIETFFFEGAGSPSRRLAVALQEQMVAISPGSPDRGVRTGRFFVIRRTVMPSALVEMGFVTGELDSRRLADANFRRRMALALSAGILNALQGRP, encoded by the coding sequence ATGCCCTGGTCCGTCAGATTCCGCTGGAGTGCTGCCCTGGCAGCGGTTGCTTTGCTGCTGGCCGATCTACCGGCCTGGGCTTCTTCCCTGGCGGCCTGGCGCGTTTCCCGCACTGGTCAGCTGGAGTTACGTACCAGTATCGATGTACGCCCCCAGGCTTTTTTTGAAGCTGGTACAGGCTTTAGGGGCCCCCGGATCTGGGTAGACCTGCCCGGTGCCCCATCGCGCACACGCACTGTGCGTGGCAGTGGTGCCTTGCGTGAGGTTCGAATTGGCCGTCCAGATGGCTTCACAACCCGCCTGGTGCTCGAATTTGCGCCAGGTACCCAGCTCGATCCCTCTGGCCTGCGCCTGGTGGGCACCTCCCGCGACCGCTGGCGCATGGAGTTGCCGGGTCTTGGCGACCGAGCTGGGCTTGGCCTCGGAGAGGGAGATCTCGATGCTGTCGCCCGCTACGGCGCCGATCAGCAGACCATCTTTCCCACCGCAGCTACGCCCCTCTCCGCCGATGGCTTGCCGGTTGTGCCCCGGGGCCGCTTCAAGGTGGTGATCGACCCTGGCCATGGGGGCCCCGATCCAGGCGCCGTTGGCATTGGTGGCCTACGGGAAACCGACGTAGTGCTTGATGTTTGTCTGCAAATTGCCCGACTATTGCAGGCCCGCGGCGTCCAGGTGTTGATGACACGCACCTCGGAGGTGGACGTTGACCTGCCTCCCCGGGTAGCCCTTGCCAATAGCAGTGGCGCCGATTTGTTTGTGAGCGTGCACGCCAATGCCTTAAGCATGGCCCGACCCGATGTGAACGGCATCGAGACCTTTTTCTTTGAGGGTGCGGGATCTCCCTCCCGGCGCCTTGCTGTGGCGTTGCAGGAGCAGATGGTGGCCATTTCCCCTGGCAGTCCAGATCGAGGCGTGCGCACCGGACGCTTTTTCGTGATCCGCCGCACGGTGATGCCCTCTGCCCTTGTTGAGATGGGCTTTGTCACCGGTGAACTCGATTCCCGCCGCCTCGCCGATGCCAATTTCCGTCGTCGCATGGCTTTAGCTCTGAGCGCTGGGATCCTTAACGCCCTGCAGGGTCGGCCATGA
- a CDS encoding Rrf2 family transcriptional regulator yields the protein MLSRQASHALKALLELAARPLEWQSTHALATAHLLPEPMLEQLLLRLRRAGLLDARRGRVGGYRLTRPAREISMEQILAGLGEALKVADVWRESANRSATSEPASSPADQVTYALQLRLERVRQKALAELSLEDLLFDLRSAVAGSDSEGGVMLG from the coding sequence ATGCTTTCTCGCCAGGCCAGCCATGCTCTCAAGGCCCTACTGGAGCTGGCAGCAAGGCCACTGGAGTGGCAGTCAACCCACGCGCTGGCCACAGCCCATCTACTACCCGAACCCATGCTGGAGCAGCTGCTGCTGCGCCTACGGAGGGCCGGGCTGCTCGATGCGAGGCGTGGGCGCGTGGGCGGCTACCGACTCACCAGGCCGGCGCGGGAAATTTCAATGGAGCAGATTTTGGCAGGGCTGGGCGAGGCTTTGAAAGTTGCTGATGTTTGGAGAGAAAGTGCTAACCGGTCTGCAACGTCGGAGCCGGCCAGTTCTCCAGCCGATCAAGTGACCTATGCATTGCAGCTACGGCTAGAGCGGGTCCGGCAGAAGGCGCTGGCCGAACTCAGTCTTGAAGATCTGCTGTTCGACCTGCGCAGCGCCGTGGCCGGATCCGATAGCGAGGGTGGGGTGATGCTTGGTTGA
- the aroA gene encoding 3-phosphoshikimate 1-carboxyvinyltransferase yields MAHFAANHAPLRLTGGGTLAGTVQVPGDKSISHRALLFGAIAEGETRIEGLLPAEDPLSTAACLRAMGVEVSPIQAGQPVTVQGAGLDGFQEPGDVLDCGNSGTTMRLMLGLLAGRVGRHFVLTGDGSLRGRPMRRVGAPLAQMGAQIHGRGDGNFAPLAVQGQPLRGTTIHTPVASAQVKSAILLAALTADGPTTVIEPAQSRDHSERMLRSFGAELSVGGEGNTVVTLTPGQTLKGQAVVVPGDISSAAFWLVAGAITPGAEITVQNVGLNPSRTGILEVLEQMGAQISVLNRRDVAGEPVGDLRVCHGPLQAFEIGGDLIPRLVDEIPVLAVAACCAEGISRIRDAEELRVKETDRLAVMGRQLGAMGGRIEEFADGMTISGCTELHGAEVDSETDHRVAMSLAVAAGIAQGDTLLHRPEAAAVSYPGFWADLARLKQQAN; encoded by the coding sequence GTGGCCCATTTCGCCGCCAATCATGCCCCACTCCGCCTGACTGGTGGCGGCACCCTGGCGGGAACCGTGCAGGTGCCTGGGGATAAATCAATCTCCCACCGGGCCCTTTTGTTTGGGGCTATCGCCGAGGGAGAAACGCGCATCGAGGGCTTGCTACCAGCGGAGGACCCGCTTAGTACGGCGGCCTGCCTGCGGGCCATGGGCGTGGAGGTATCGCCGATTCAGGCCGGCCAGCCAGTGACCGTGCAAGGCGCCGGCCTTGATGGCTTCCAGGAACCTGGCGATGTGCTCGATTGCGGCAACTCGGGCACCACCATGCGGCTGATGCTGGGGCTGCTGGCAGGCCGGGTGGGCCGCCACTTCGTGCTCACTGGTGATGGCTCCCTACGGGGCAGGCCGATGCGGCGGGTCGGAGCCCCCCTGGCCCAAATGGGTGCCCAGATCCATGGCCGCGGGGACGGCAACTTTGCACCCTTGGCGGTGCAGGGCCAGCCGCTGCGCGGCACAACCATTCACACCCCGGTTGCCTCAGCCCAGGTGAAGAGCGCCATCCTGCTTGCCGCCCTCACCGCTGACGGGCCCACCACCGTGATCGAGCCGGCCCAGAGCCGCGATCACAGCGAGCGAATGCTGCGGTCCTTCGGCGCCGAGTTATCTGTGGGCGGTGAAGGCAATACAGTGGTCACCCTAACCCCGGGGCAAACGCTCAAAGGGCAAGCCGTGGTGGTGCCAGGTGACATCAGCTCCGCCGCTTTCTGGCTGGTGGCCGGTGCCATCACCCCAGGCGCTGAGATCACAGTGCAGAACGTGGGGCTCAACCCCAGCCGGACCGGCATCCTCGAGGTGCTGGAGCAGATGGGCGCTCAAATCAGCGTCCTCAACCGCCGGGATGTGGCCGGGGAGCCTGTGGGCGACCTGCGGGTTTGCCACGGCCCGCTGCAAGCCTTTGAAATCGGTGGCGATCTGATCCCCCGGCTCGTTGATGAAATCCCAGTGCTAGCCGTAGCCGCCTGCTGCGCCGAGGGCATCAGCCGCATTCGTGACGCCGAGGAGCTGCGGGTCAAGGAAACAGACCGCCTGGCGGTAATGGGACGGCAGCTCGGGGCGATGGGCGGCCGCATCGAGGAATTCGCAGACGGCATGACTATCAGCGGCTGTACCGAACTGCATGGCGCAGAGGTTGACAGTGAGACCGACCACCGAGTGGCCATGAGTCTGGCGGTAGCCGCCGGCATCGCCCAGGGCGACACCCTGCTGCACCGGCCGGAAGCGGCGGCCGTCTCCTATCCGGGCTTCTGGGCCGACCTAGCCCGCCTCAAGCAACAGGCAAACTGA
- a CDS encoding 2-phosphosulfolactate phosphatase family protein, translating into MQISYFHSSECVPPVRSLAEGGPDAAVVIDVLRATTTIAWSLQNGAEAIEAFANLEELEAAAAAWPAQQRLRAGERGGQRVAGYDLGNSPLAVTPELVGGKRIFMSTTNGTRSLAAVKSVPLLLTACLPNRTAVARRLLDQECRRIWIVGSGWEGDYSLEDSLAAGAVASAAIEMAVAPHIGVSFGNDEMLAALALWQQWHLDTETCLRTASHGQRLINLGDHDADFACCAAVDSLQIVPFQAEPGVLKAS; encoded by the coding sequence GTGCAAATTTCCTACTTCCACTCCTCTGAATGCGTGCCACCTGTCAGGTCCCTGGCGGAGGGTGGACCCGACGCGGCCGTAGTTATCGACGTTCTACGGGCAACGACCACGATTGCTTGGTCCCTGCAGAACGGCGCTGAGGCGATCGAGGCCTTCGCCAACCTGGAAGAGCTTGAAGCTGCAGCGGCAGCCTGGCCGGCTCAGCAGCGACTGCGTGCCGGAGAGCGAGGCGGCCAGAGAGTGGCCGGCTACGACCTGGGCAACTCTCCCCTTGCGGTCACCCCCGAGCTGGTGGGCGGCAAACGCATATTCATGAGCACCACCAATGGCACCCGCTCCTTAGCGGCAGTCAAGTCGGTGCCGCTGCTCCTGACGGCCTGTCTTCCCAACCGCACCGCCGTAGCTCGGCGTTTGCTGGATCAGGAGTGCCGCCGGATCTGGATCGTGGGCAGTGGCTGGGAGGGCGATTACTCCCTCGAAGACAGCCTCGCTGCCGGTGCCGTTGCTTCTGCGGCGATTGAGATGGCGGTGGCTCCCCACATCGGCGTGAGCTTCGGCAACGACGAAATGCTGGCGGCCCTGGCTCTCTGGCAACAGTGGCACCTCGATACCGAGACCTGCTTGCGCACCGCCAGTCACGGTCAGCGCCTGATCAATCTCGGCGATCACGACGCCGATTTTGCTTGCTGCGCAGCTGTCGACAGCCTGCAAATAGTGCCCTTCCAGGCAGAGCCAGGGGTGCTTAAGGCCAGCTGA
- a CDS encoding HAD family phosphatase: MGPAACLFDLDGLLLDTEPLQARAWHNAAAHFGCQLGAEQLLKLRGQRRLDCAALVCRWIAASGSKPPSCEALLAVRQPLADALVPTAAAMDGAAELVQMCRDHQVPMALVTSSSQDAVRRKAAPHRWLELIQVRVYGDDPALAAGKPAPDPFLLAAKRLVRNPGDCWAFEDSAAGIEAAVAAGCQVFALLPNNGDAQATPAGVTRLNSLRDVRW, translated from the coding sequence ATGGGTCCTGCTGCCTGCCTGTTCGATCTCGACGGCCTGCTTCTAGACACCGAACCACTGCAGGCCAGGGCCTGGCATAACGCCGCCGCCCACTTTGGTTGCCAGCTCGGTGCTGAACAGTTGCTCAAGCTGCGGGGCCAGCGCCGATTGGATTGCGCTGCCCTGGTATGCCGCTGGATCGCAGCATCAGGCTCAAAACCCCCGAGTTGTGAGGCTCTGCTGGCCGTGCGCCAACCCCTGGCCGATGCTCTGGTGCCCACCGCTGCCGCAATGGACGGCGCCGCCGAGCTGGTGCAGATGTGTAGGGATCACCAGGTGCCCATGGCCCTCGTCACCAGCAGCTCCCAGGACGCGGTGCGGCGTAAGGCTGCGCCCCACCGATGGCTGGAGCTGATCCAGGTAAGGGTTTACGGCGATGATCCAGCTCTGGCAGCCGGCAAACCGGCGCCGGACCCCTTCCTGCTGGCAGCTAAACGCCTTGTCCGTAATCCCGGCGACTGCTGGGCCTTCGAAGATTCAGCAGCCGGCATCGAAGCCGCAGTGGCCGCTGGTTGTCAGGTGTTTGCCCTTCTCCCCAACAACGGAGATGCCCAAGCAACACCTGCCGGGGTGACCCGCCTCAATTCGCTCAGAGATGTGCGCTGGTAG
- the thiD gene encoding bifunctional hydroxymethylpyrimidine kinase/phosphomethylpyrimidine kinase: MTTAIAMTIGGSDSSGGAGIQADLKTFTAMRVFGCSAITCVTAQNTTGVSRVDSLPPEALSAQITAVLTDLPVAALKTGMLLNASLIEATAAALAPLAIPKLIDPVMVSRAGSVLLEPSAIAAYRLLLPQAELLTPNLHEAQLLSGVTIEAASDLELAVEQAAQRLLELGSAAVLVKGGGRPELRGRDYLLQRHAPGQWLSHAPISTIHTHGSGCTLGAAITAQRALGRSLQEAINEAKRYVEGGLRSALAIGAGQGPLCHWHAYESVEQRQAP; the protein is encoded by the coding sequence ATGACTACCGCCATCGCTATGACAATCGGAGGCAGCGATTCCAGCGGCGGCGCCGGCATCCAGGCCGACCTCAAGACCTTCACGGCCATGAGGGTATTTGGCTGCTCGGCCATCACCTGCGTCACCGCCCAAAACACCACAGGTGTCAGCCGCGTGGACTCTCTGCCGCCAGAGGCCCTGAGCGCCCAGATCACCGCGGTGCTCACCGACCTGCCGGTGGCAGCCCTTAAAACCGGCATGTTGCTCAATGCCAGCCTGATCGAAGCCACCGCTGCCGCCCTGGCGCCGTTGGCGATCCCGAAATTGATCGATCCGGTGATGGTGTCGCGGGCAGGGTCAGTGCTACTTGAGCCCAGCGCCATTGCTGCCTATCGGCTGCTGCTGCCCCAGGCCGAGCTGCTCACCCCCAACCTGCACGAAGCCCAGCTACTCAGCGGCGTGACGATTGAGGCGGCTAGCGATCTGGAACTTGCGGTTGAGCAAGCGGCGCAGAGGCTGCTGGAGCTGGGGTCAGCAGCGGTGCTGGTAAAAGGCGGCGGCCGGCCAGAGCTGCGCGGCCGCGACTACCTCCTGCAGCGGCATGCCCCTGGGCAGTGGCTCAGCCACGCGCCGATTAGCACCATCCACACCCACGGCAGTGGCTGCACACTGGGGGCAGCGATCACTGCCCAGCGGGCCCTGGGACGATCCCTTCAGGAGGCCATTAACGAAGCCAAGCGCTACGTGGAGGGCGGCTTGCGCTCCGCCCTAGCCATTGGCGCAGGTCAAGGCCCGCTCTGCCACTGGCATGCCTATGAATCAGTCGAGCAGCGGCAGGCTCCATAG
- a CDS encoding UbiD family decarboxylase: protein MPNKGISQRSRRDLRGFIDLLEQRGRLRRISAPVDPDLELAAIADRVLAAGGPALLFENVIGSTMPVAVNLLGTQERVLWSMGMEQPEELERLGERLALLQQPRPPKGAREAVRFGSVLLDVLKARPDLDLTPPCHQQVFKGEAVNLDALPLLRPWPGDGGRIITLGLVITKDPETGTPNVGVYRLQQQSVNSMTVHWLSVRGGARHLRKAAAMGKKLEIAIAIGVHPLLVMAAATPIPVQLSEWLFAGIYAGEGVRLAKCKTVNLEVPSHSEVVLEGTITPGSELADGPFGDHMGFYGGVEDSPLVQIQCVTQRRAPVYFTTFSGRPPKEDAMLAIALNRIYTPILRQQIPEIVDFFLPMEGLSYKLAVIAIDKAYPGQAKRAAMAFWSALPQFTYTKFVVVVDKSINIRDPRQVIWAISAQVDPQRDLFVLEDTPFDSLDFASERLGLGGRLAIDATTKIGPEKRHPWGEPLSRPAELEARLDARWAELGLADIGKDEPDPALFGYTLEHVLERLAGRATAKT from the coding sequence ATGCCAAATAAGGGAATTAGTCAACGCAGTCGCCGGGATTTGCGCGGCTTCATCGACCTCCTGGAGCAACGGGGCCGGCTGAGGCGCATCAGCGCCCCGGTGGATCCAGACCTGGAGTTGGCAGCGATTGCCGACCGGGTGCTGGCAGCTGGCGGCCCGGCCCTGTTGTTTGAAAATGTGATCGGCTCCACCATGCCGGTCGCCGTGAACCTGCTGGGCACCCAGGAGCGGGTGCTCTGGAGCATGGGGATGGAGCAACCAGAGGAGCTGGAACGGCTAGGCGAGCGCCTGGCCCTGCTGCAGCAACCCCGACCCCCAAAGGGGGCCCGGGAGGCGGTGCGCTTTGGCTCGGTGCTGCTGGATGTACTCAAGGCCAGGCCCGATCTCGACCTCACCCCCCCCTGCCACCAGCAGGTGTTTAAGGGCGAGGCAGTGAACCTTGATGCCCTGCCCCTGCTGCGGCCCTGGCCCGGCGACGGTGGCCGGATCATCACCCTGGGCCTGGTGATCACCAAGGATCCAGAAACCGGTACACCGAATGTGGGCGTGTACCGGCTGCAACAGCAGTCGGTGAACTCAATGACCGTGCACTGGCTGAGCGTGCGCGGTGGCGCTCGCCACCTGCGCAAGGCGGCGGCGATGGGCAAAAAGCTGGAAATCGCCATCGCCATCGGCGTCCATCCGCTGCTGGTGATGGCGGCCGCCACGCCGATCCCGGTGCAGTTGAGCGAGTGGCTGTTTGCCGGCATCTACGCCGGCGAGGGCGTGCGGCTCGCTAAGTGCAAAACGGTGAATTTGGAAGTGCCGAGCCACAGTGAGGTAGTTCTGGAAGGCACAATCACTCCTGGCTCGGAGCTGGCTGACGGACCATTTGGCGACCACATGGGCTTCTACGGCGGCGTCGAAGATTCGCCCCTCGTCCAGATCCAGTGCGTCACCCAGCGGCGGGCCCCCGTGTACTTCACCACCTTCAGTGGCCGGCCCCCTAAGGAAGACGCCATGTTGGCGATCGCCCTAAACCGCATCTACACGCCGATCCTGCGCCAGCAGATCCCCGAGATCGTTGATTTCTTTCTGCCAATGGAGGGGCTCAGCTACAAACTCGCAGTAATAGCCATCGATAAGGCTTATCCAGGCCAGGCCAAGCGGGCGGCGATGGCCTTCTGGAGCGCTTTGCCCCAGTTCACTTACACCAAATTTGTCGTGGTGGTGGATAAGAGCATCAACATCCGCGACCCGCGCCAAGTGATCTGGGCGATCAGTGCCCAAGTGGATCCGCAGCGGGATTTGTTTGTGCTCGAAGACACCCCCTTTGACAGCCTCGATTTCGCCAGCGAACGCCTGGGCTTGGGCGGCAGGCTGGCGATAGATGCCACCACCAAGATCGGTCCAGAGAAGCGCCACCCCTGGGGCGAACCCCTTAGTCGTCCTGCCGAGCTGGAGGCAAGGCTCGATGCCCGCTGGGCCGAGCTTGGATTGGCCGATATCGGCAAGGATGAGCCAGATCCGGCATTGTTTGGTTACACCCTGGAGCATGTGCTGGAGCGACTGGCAGGACGGGCAACGGCTAAGACCTGA